The Lagopus muta isolate bLagMut1 chromosome 6, bLagMut1 primary, whole genome shotgun sequence sequence CTTCTGCCTATAAATGACTTGCCAAAGCTTGTCCCAGTCCTATTTTCACCCAagctgtactttttttcttttctgatagaAGAAGCTTTTTGCAAGTTGCTCTGtttcccttcccctccagcCTTTGTTTCCTTGTGTTTGTGCTGGAAGATGTTTGCTCAGTAGCAGGCTTTTTTCTCAGCAGCTTTTCATTGTTCTGTCCTTGATCCCAGTGTGCCATGCCCCGAGTCAGCAGGCTCAGCCTGTCCAAGGTGCTCAGTAAAAGGCATGTTGTGGTTCTCATAATGCCATTTGCTTCTTGTCCACTACCTACCTACTCATTCACCAACGCTTAGTAAAGGGCAAACCACTATTTTCTCCAGAGAAAAGTCTGGCAAAACCAATAGTCCACAGGACCACGTCACTGTTTATCCCTTAAGTCACTGCAGCCAGTTCATGTTTCTCTGGTGCTTTTCCTCTTGGGTCTTTTCTCTTAATCTGCAGGTCAGTAGCATGTCCTACTTCTCAGGATTCATATATTTCTGTCAGCCAGGTTCTGCTCACTCCTTGCCTTCCCCAGGGAAGAGTGGCCACTTCCCATGTGGATAAGAATAAGAATCACAAAGAGGCttggttggaaggaaccttgaaGTCCCTGTGAGTTCCAgtccctgccatgtgcagggctgccccccaccatttcaggctgcccagggctccatccaacctggccttcagcacctccaggaatggggcacctacagcttctctgggcaccctgtaCCAGAACCTCACTGCCATCTGAGTGAAAAAATTTCTCctcatctaatctaaatctctcctattttaaagctattcttccttgtcctattgctatcagaccatgtaaaaagttggtcttcctcctgcttttgaGCTCCttgctcttctccaggctgaagaagcccagATCCCTGAACCTTTCCTCACAatagaggtgctccagccttctgagcATTCTcatgccctcctctggaccactccaacagctccacatctttctcgTGTGgaggccccagacctggatgcagtactccaaatgAGGCCTcgtgagggcagagcagagggcgACTCACCCCCTtagccctgctgccacccctttGTTGATGGAATTGTGTGCTATGCTGTCAGCCAGCAGTAATGGGCCATGTCCTGCTCTCTCTCCAGCCTGCGAAGCTGCTGCCCCTGCTATGATGCCCGGGCAGATCCCCGACCCGTCCCTGACGGCCGGTGCACTGCCAGGGCTCGGCCCTTTGACAGGACTGCCTGGCACCGCCCTGACAGCCGAGGAGCTGAAATACGCCGACATCCGCAACATTGGGGCCATGATCTCACCACTCCACTTCCTGGAGGTGAAGCTTGGGAAGAGACCCCAGCCTGTGAAAAGCGAGGTGAGTCCAAAGGCTGCTATCGGAGAGCTCGTGCATTGCTTTCCTCACATCTCTGGTGGACATGAGCCCTTGGTGCTGCACAGCATCTTTCTTGTGTTCTCGGCTCATGTTTTAGCTGGCTTCTCGATCCTCACTGCTGTTGAGTGTTTGCATCTCCCAATGCCTGCAAACAGAAATCTCTCAGTTTGAGGCCCTAGTCTGCTACTTCTTTAGCAGCTTTTGATCTGCAATAGCCAGAGAAGCCCTGCAGCTGGCTGGGAATGTGCTAGCACTGGAAAAGGATGTGGTTAGGATGCAGCTGCAGGCCTGATACCTATAGTAAAGCAGCACTTGTGGTAAAGCTGTGCCTGCATGTCATACACCAAACAGTGCAATACTCACATGGCTGTATGTGCTGTGGAGCAAAGAGAGTCTTTAGGCTGTGTGCTGCCCTCCAATGGCACAGCTCCTTCCCTCTGGGGCACCTCAGAGCTGGCCGTACAGCAGCTGCTTGCCCTCAGTACCTGGGGATGGGCATACAGTCCCACCAGCTCTGCATAACAGCACTGAATGTGCTCTAAGTTGCTTGCCACTGTGTGGAGGAAAGACGAGGAGAAATCCACTGACAGCCCCTGGACTTCCACTTTgcagcctcctcctctcctgcatGGCCTGTGGAGCCAAGGAGTCGAGGACGGCAAATGGAGTGTCCCTGGCACGGGCTTTGCAGCAAAAGCCTAGAAGAGCTGAAGCAGTGGCTGCTTATTCCATGAGTAGCCAAGAAGCAACCCACGCATAGTTTTGCaatgcagcctgcagctgctttcctctTGTAGGGAGTGGGAGCCCAAATAGTCTGGGCACCAGCATGCCCTGCCCTATGCAGGGAGGACagacagctttctcttctgtgctgtgggcagcagcatcCTCTGGCATGGGGTGTCTGTGTGtggcagagcctgcagagctctCCCATTGAGTGCTGGGCACTGATGTGGGGGAGGTGGGGACCcttgctggcagcctgtgctccTCCTGGGGCAGCTGGAAAAAGGTGCTGCCAGGCTCTTCTGCCTCCAGAACCCGCACAGGATGTGTTCCCTGGGCCAGAGGCAGCAGTCTTGCCTCTCACATTGATGCCAGCCCCTGTCCTGGATGCCACTGGCTGGAGCAATTCAGGAGGCAACACAAAACCTCCTACCAACAGGGCTCACCTGCAGATTGATTGCTGCAGCATGTTATGGGGGAGTGATGCACCATCATCTTCCCTTGTGCCTCTAACTGAGCTGAGTTCTAACACCAGGGCCACGTCACCATTTTGAGCTGAAACAGAggtttcaaaaggaaagaaggcgGCTTTCTTGAAGTCACAGGACTTGTGGGCAAGAAAAAGCGGAGTCAAGAGTTCAAGTTCTGTTATCCCTGTAGGCCCTATCTAAGGGACATGGCCCTTTGCTGGTGCTTTGTGAGGTACTGGGGAAGCTGAAGGGGACAGAGGAATCGGTTGACTGCTACTGAACAGACCAACTGGTATGGAAACATAGGCATTTCCAGAGAGACAGTGAGGGTTGCACTGTTATAGGGCATGGAGTTAGGGCTTTCCTGGTCTTTTCTTCCAGTGCCATCACTGGCCTTTGGTGTGCAGATCCCTCCCTGGTTCTCCCAAGTGTAGTGCAGAAGATCCCACGCACTTCTGTGGCAGAGGAGTGATTGCAGCCCGATGCTGTGGGAAATCTGTGCAGTTTGTACTGACTTtgcatattatttttctctatctAACACTGCACATTTGGTATAACGTTTGGGAACTAAGGTACAGCAGATGCAAAAAGTGTTAGTGCTATGAAACTCGGGCACTGTCTTCTGAACATTAGACATGCAGCTTACTTAATTCTGCCCAGACAGTGTTTCATCCCATCCTTGCATGTCACGTTGAAATATTCTGATTAGTGGCACTCGGACTACAAGAATGTTAGCAGCTTGCCTGGATTAGACGATGGCCCTTGCAGCCTTCGTTTCCTGCATCAGTGTATCTTTTCTGGGACACCTTGGCACCTTTCACCATCACTTTATGGCCTTTGTACTGGAGATCTACAGCTCCATTTGAGGTCCCTAAGCCCAAGAGTGAGCAATTAGGCTGCTCAAATGGTGTGTGCTGTGAAAGGCTCCACTAGGAGATAGCTTCTAAACAAACTCACCTGGGGAGTACTAGAGAAAGGAGGATGCTGCCTTGTCAAACTGGAGTTGCCTAACAGAACATGCAAGTAGGCTATGGAAGTGATAGTAAATGTTTCTGCTGCTATATTTGAAAAGATTATGCTGTGGGATGTCACTTGGTAGGAACGAGGCAGCACATTCTGAAATCTCAAATTTCAGAGTCCCAGGCCAAATGTGGATGATTATTGTTTGTGGGTCTTTAATGACAACAGGGTCTTTTTCTCCTATATCTGTGTCCCAAAGTGCCACAGGATGCTGAATTTGAAGGACTTTTTGATACTCAGAGTCTTCTTGAGAAGGAGTTGGTTTGAGTCCTTGGGTGTAAGCGTGCCATAGGCCACTTACACAGGCTTTGTAGTGAAAATCCATAAGTATTTTGATTATGGGTTTTCAACTCATAGGGCTTATTAGCCTGGTCTGAGTGGTTTGAATCAGATTACACTGAGCAACTGAGTAATGGCAGGCAGCGCTGCCGTGCCCTGCTTCCTTAGCAGGGATGCAGCATCTGTCCCTAGCTTGCTGAAGTGGCACAGTGACTTGACCAGCACTGAGGATGGAGCACTGGAAGTGCACTGGAAGTGGGCAGCAAACAGGCTCAGCTGGGAAGCTCTTCCAGGTGTCTTTGCATCCTGCCCGTAGGTATGTGTTTGATGCTTGGAATACTCAGAATGGTGCCTCTAGATGTCTATATTTGACAAGCTATGCTGTTCTGGCAGCAACGTACTTGGTTACTGGTGAGGATGGGACCATGTTGCTGGTGAGAGTAGTGTCAGGGCTGCTAGGGGCTCCCAGCATCCTGCCATGCCCCTCTTGATGCTCTGACCTGGACTTGTGCGTCTCATTGCAGCttgatgaggaagaggagaggaggaaaaggcgccgggagaaaaacaaagtagcAGCAGCGCGATGTCGTAACAAGAAGAAGGAGAGGACGGAGTTCCTGCAGCGGGTGGGTGCCCTGACCTGGAGGTGGGCTTGGAGCCGAGGGCTCTGATATCtttgtgctggagcaggagcacTGTGTGAGCGTGGCACAGGACGGCTGGATGCCTGCTGGCCCCCTGCCCAAATTCCAGGAGGTTTCCTCATTCAGAGGCCAGATGCCCTCTGGTGGTGgcatttaggttggatgtcacggggaagttctttatagagagtggtgaggtgctggaacaggctgcccagacaggttgtggatgccccatgaACACactagaggtgttcaaggccagactggatggggccttgggcagcccggtctagtattaaatggggaggttggtggccttgcatgtggcaggggggagatcatgatccttgaggtcccttccaaccctggccgttctgtgattctgtggcatCAAGACAAAAACCAATTCTAGTGCCTTGCTTTTCAGTAAGGGCTGGTGGGATACTGGCAAACAACACAGCTGTATCATTTCACAAGGGCAGGTCCTTGCAGACAGAGAGacaaaccttttaaaatttgaaaatgcagGTTCATTTCCCAACATCTTTGCAGCCTGTGGAAAGCAACCAGGCGTGGGGCTGCTGTAGTGCAGCAGAGCCCTGTCCGAGGAGAGAGCTCTATTTCCTTAAGCTGACACAAGGTAACGGATTGGGTAGGAGCTGCTTGGAGAAGCCCGATGTCTTGGCATGTCTTCAGGCTGCTCCTTTACAGCAAGGGTCGAGTAGTGGTGGCTTGTTGGCCAAGTATTTCTCTTTGCACCTTGTCCTCATGGAGCAGTCACGTGTGGTTGTGTTTCTGCCATGTCAGGAGTCTGAGCGCCTGGAGCTCATGAACGCTGAACTGAAGGCCCAGATAGAAGAGCTGAAACaagagaggcagcagctgaTCCTGATGCTGAACCGGCACCGTCCCACCTGCATCGTTCGGACAGACAGCATCAAGACTCCCGAGAGTGAAGCCAACccgctgctggagcagctggagaagAAGTGAAGGTGGCACTGGAGGAGGAGACCGGCACGGGGTCTTCCGGAGTCGCTAATGTATGTATCGTATGAAGAACTGTGCACCGAGGCCTGGTGCATCCAGGACCCGATGGGCTTCCTTGGGAACTATGGACCAAAAAAAATTTGGGGACAGAGAAGATTGGGAATCTGTCAAACGTCAACTCCGTGGCTGAACCCgggagcagggctggtggcACGGGCGAAGGCAACCTCTGTGTGATACCTCATCACAGCCCTTCAGCCTGTTTGTGGCCCTGGGGACCCATGGCGCACAGAGAAGGAGGGGGCGGGAGAAGACCTCCCACTCGGCCCTCTTCCCCACAGCCCTCAGAGTGCCCGTGGGGCGCAGGGACGTGGCCTGCCGGAGCCATCCCCACAGGCTGCCGCCGCACCCGGCGCACACTCGGCACGGAACCCAGCTGCAGAACCGCAGACACTTGACGCGCCCCGTCCGGTGGCAGGCCCGTCGGGGCCCGGTGGCGCAGGCGCCCCCCACAAGCACACTCTCAGTATAATGTTTACAGCCCAGCTGTCCGTGTCGGCCGTGCTTTTGAATGCacatttttacactttttttaaagatattttttacaAAGTTTTTATACGGCGATCTCTATATGGATTTATATAATCACTAGATGTGATCCCATAGAAACGTATGTTACGATGGTCTGTTTGTTACAAACGCATATGCCGCAGTTATCTCCACTGTGTTACCTGTCTGGCAGTGGGCTCCTTCCCCAGCGCTCTGGGATGGGCGCCCAGCagccctctgcagtgctgccgCTGCCGCCTCCATCCATGTATGTCCTTCATAATATTCAGTTCTGTATCTCCCAGTAAATGTTACCTTTATGTACTTCGCCCTCCTGTGCTCTGTCTGGATCGGGCTGTGGTGGGCTTTGGATGGAGCTCATCCCCATGATGGCAACCATGGGATTTCTGACTGTGCTGGCCATGCGGGAGGCTGATCCCAGAGCTGTTTTGGTGTTAGCTGTATTGAGGGCATTCATCTAGGGAAGCTGAGAACGTCAGAGGTGGCTCTGACGGCTGTTAGTCAAGCAGTAGCCCGGTGCTGTATCTTAATGGACAGGCAGGACATGATTTGCAGGCAGGAAATGCAAAGGTGGGAGATGTGGGAGATGATCTCATCCTTGCTTCTTCCTGGGTTCAGCACAAGTGCCACAGCTTGAGCCCCTttaagaaagacagagaggaagGGGAGCTGTCGCAGCCTCAGAATGGTGGTGATCCCTTTGGGAAGGAGGGTAGGATATAGGTCCTGTGGGCCTCCGCTGGCTCCCAGCTTTCTGAGAAGGCTGAGCCctgccagtgctgagcacagagatgTGCAGGATAGAAGTTAAACAGCCAAGTGGCACTCAGGTTCTAGGACAAAAGGGCTCACTGAAACTGAAGGAGTTGGTATCCTCAGGTGTATAACCAATGCCTGTCACTATGGAGGTGCGTTTCTGAGTCTTACATACAAAGGCAGTGGGAAGTCACCTTGTGGGCAAGGCAAGCTTCATCTCACTCATGGAACACCACTGAGTGGTGGTGTCCTGCATGTTGTCTCAGAGGAACCATGGTGAACCCTATCTTCTCCCAGTTCCTTTACCAGTGTGGATGAGGAGACTTTGATGCAAGCTGTGAGCTCTGGTACCCAGTAATGCTGAAGTACTGTTGGGGACAGGATAAGTTCGCCCTAAATGTGGTAAGAGCCCTGGAGGTGGCCTTTTCTGAGCATAACTTCTTCTCTGGTGcacatttatttctctgcagaCTCCTTTTCCATCTCCAGTGCAGTGGAGTGCACTGGAGTGTCAGTATGCAGTGTCTCATATTAGCCccttctctgtttgtttctggATTTCCCCTCCCTTTCTATAACTTCTGTCTCTGGGACCTCCCAGAATTCTGTCAGCTGCCTTATTTAGTGTAAGGTATGTTGGATCTGGTACAGGCAGTTTTTGCCACAGGAGGATTTGCTGGCTGAGGTGTGCTAGAGGGACGTGCAAGGAAGGGATCTggaacaaagctggtgaagaaAGGCAGTGTGTGGCCTGGCTCCCACTGCAGCTGGATGGCTCTGCTCCACGCTTCAttctgccctgcagcagtggctgaggCCTGACCCTGTTCTCACAATGAGCCAATGTTGGCACGTCTAAGGAATGCAATGGCTCTCACCGAGCTGTGCTGAAAGAGGTTGCAGAACATTTTCTAGTCCTGCTTCTCTCTTCAggactttatttttccctgcagaGCATTGAAGGTAATGAATTTCCAGGCTCTTCCATGTATCAGTTTCCTCTTTCCTGGTGAGAGCAAGCTTCTTGTGGGACATCAGATGGCCCAACCACAGTCATCGCATACTTCTTGCTTGCCTGGACAGCCCTCGTGCTCATCCTTACATGGAGGGCCTGTGTGACTCCCACGCACCGTTGCCCTGTGCATTGCTGTGAGTGCAGGCAGTGGATGGCCCTTCTCTGGCCAACAGCCGTGCTGCACTGAAACTTCCTGCTATGAAAACAGTTGGCTTGAAAGAGAAATACTAGATGTCCTTTGAAACCAAGCACACTGGCAGGAgacagcaaaggcagcagcagtggagtGGTGCTGGTTTAATGTGCAGCACCTCCTCCCAAGGCTCAGGCAGAAGCATTCTGAGCCCCAGCAGTGCCAAGACAGGATGTGCCTGTTTCCTGTATgtcttcagagcagccttttgCTGCGCTCTGGTCAGTGCTGAAGAGATTGCCCCTCAGTTTAAGGCATTGTTTTTCCAGAGCACTTGGTTGGACTGCAGCCCAGTGGTGCATTAGAGTGCTATCTCCTGGGGATGTGCAGAAGCACGAGCATGTTCCAGGTGTGAGCCCGCCAGGCCCATAGTGTTGCATCTGAGTCCAGCTCTCATTCAGCTTCCAGCGCTGGGCCAGCCTGCTCCTTGCTCTGAGCCAGCCCAAAGCACGGTGGCGGTGTCATCTTTCCACTAGAGTCCCACGGGAAGGTTGATGATGGGGGATTTCACTTCAAAAAGATGCAGGCTGCTTCCCACCCGGCACCCAGCTTGCTGCCCACCCGGCACACCAATGGTACCCTGAGCCCGGTGCTGCCAGGGGCCGCCAGCAGGAGGGGCTGCACGGCCATGGGAGAGCCGAGGCCCATCGGGGACCCACGGGCTTCTGTCCATTTCCATCTTTGGGGAGAGCCTCATAGGCAGCTAATTTTCTTGGGGTGATTCCATGACGCTGCGAAGAGCGGTGTCAGCTAACCTTTGGCAATGACCCACTCTTGTTTCCTTTTGAGCCGAGGCCAGCAGGTATTCACTTACCTTTGTCTTTATTGGTTCTTCTACTTATCTGGCTGGAAAACAACCCCTAGAAATCCCCAGCCTTGATATTTACCCAGAGACACGGAAACTGGTTCACGTGGTGCTGGTCTGCTCTGAGTGATGCCAGCGCAGCCCACAGCTGAAGTGGGGCCACCAGCATGGCATGGCTGCAGGGATCGAGAGAGTTCACCCGCTCCTTCTTCCAGCTTGGAGACAGAGCCTGGAAGCGAGGGTACAGGCTCAGAACTGCAAGAAGAAGCACCCAGCGTGTGCTCGGTGCTACTTCCAAAGCCCCATGTGGCTCAAAGCAAGAGCAGAGTTTGGGTATGTGTGACAGTGAGGTTTCGCTGCCGCCTGTCATGTCTTAGATGAAGCTTCAGGAACAGGATCCTTTGCCAGTAACCACCACCTTGAGCTGATGTTATCTAGTTTCTGCAGAATGAACTTGCTGAGCTGTCATCTGTATCGCTGTTGGGGGAAGTCCTGACTCCTGACGCTGCAGTTCCTGTGGCAGCTTCACCAGTGCCCTGATTCCAGCAGCACCGCCGGCTGAGGAGGATCTGCTGGAAACCTGCGGCAGCAAGGCTGGGGCTGCCAGGAGGAGGTGGGCGGTGAGGCTTTGTGCCTGCCCTAGTGCTGGTGGGGCCTCCAGGCAGGCCAGCGTGTGCCTTTTGGTCGCTGTTGGCAGCgcactgtgcagtgctgctgagtgccGTAGCCCTGTGGCCAAGGCAGTGTGCTGGAGGGGGGATGTGGGCATCAGCAGGTGCCTCTCAGCTGCTAGGGTCTGCCATACAGGCACACCCTGTGGGTGCCAGGAAGAGTCACTGCTGCACTTCCGTAGATATCTGCTAGAGGAGACATCTCTCCTTTTTGATGGAGATCTTCCTCCTTAGCAATGTGACCTTGACGCACTTATCACTTCCAGCCTGCAGATATTGGTTGTGTAGCAAGCTGAGGTACCAGCGAGGCATTGGCTGGGCCTCTCACAGCAGGGCAGCTGAAATATGGCTTTCTGCAGCCACTCTGCTACCAGTTGATGCCATCAGGTCTCTGGCTGATGTGAACCAGGTTTTAGGAGCAGCATGGAGTGCCAGAGTGCCCTGCCTGCTGGGTCTCGCtgcctgcacagagccaagTGCATGGGCATCTCCCTGCCTGATGGCCACCACATGCCAGGGCTGCTGCACCTCGGTGTTGCTTCTCACCACATTTCAGAACATGGCCAAGCA is a genomic window containing:
- the JDP2 gene encoding jun dimerization protein 2 isoform X1; the protein is MELCAMLSASSNGPCPALSPACEAAAPAMMPGQIPDPSLTAGALPGLGPLTGLPGTALTAEELKYADIRNIGAMISPLHFLEVKLGKRPQPVKSELDEEEERRKRRREKNKVAAARCRNKKKERTEFLQRESERLELMNAELKAQIEELKQERQQLILMLNRHRPTCIVRTDSIKTPESEANPLLEQLEKK
- the JDP2 gene encoding jun dimerization protein 2 isoform X2 translates to MMPGQIPDPSLTAGALPGLGPLTGLPGTALTAEELKYADIRNIGAMISPLHFLEVKLGKRPQPVKSELDEEEERRKRRREKNKVAAARCRNKKKERTEFLQRESERLELMNAELKAQIEELKQERQQLILMLNRHRPTCIVRTDSIKTPESEANPLLEQLEKK